One Ananas comosus cultivar F153 linkage group 23, ASM154086v1, whole genome shotgun sequence genomic window carries:
- the LOC109727953 gene encoding ATP-dependent Clp protease adapter protein CLPS1, chloroplastic-like, translating into MAISTRGAAFSVPKFPNPNPTALPISNASLPLRRRTTARLEKARSREASALSLAAINGGLGSLRGGGGAVLERPTFDQSQFDALPSVQEGGDIGTLSNRKGLGSGDSYKVLLIDDPRHTEKLVERALPRVVPSITTDVARKLFHESREKGVAVVIVTVKEHAEFYAQMMVRQGLRSAIEPDSDLAS; encoded by the exons ATGGCGATTAGCACCCGCGGAGCCGCATTCTCCGTTCCCAAattcccaaaccctaaccctacagCCCTACCCATTTCGAACGCTTCGTTGCCTCTGAGGCGGCGCACCACGGCTAGGTTAGAGAAGGCCCGGAGTAGAGAAGCGTCGGCGCTCTCTCTCGCCGCCATTAATGGCGGATTGGGATCGctgcgaggaggaggaggagcggtgTTGGAGCGACCCACCTTCGACCAGTCCCAGTTTGATGCTCTCCCCTCAGTCCAAGAAG GAGGGGATATAGGCACACTGAGTAATAGGAAAGGCCTGGGGAGTGGAGATAGCTACAAAGTTTTGCTCATTGATGATCCGCGCCATACCGAGAAATTAG TGGAAAGAGCTTTGCCACGGGTGGTGCCCTCTATAACAACCGATGTGGCACGAAAACTATTCCATGAATCTCGGGAGAAAGGTGTTGCAGTTGTTATTGTTACTGTAAAG GAGCACGCCGAATTCTATGCGCAGATGATGGTACGTCAAGGGCTGCGATCGGCAATCGAACCGGATTCGGACTTGGCAAGTTGA
- the LOC109727928 gene encoding serine carboxypeptidase-like 27 isoform X2, protein MGGITLLLLWLLLPVGVMRCALSADRESDRVAELLGQPANVGFAQYAGYVAVDAAHGRALFYWLVEAAAAEAAPLVLWLNGGPGCSSVGYGASEEIGPFRIRPDGKTLYLNAYSWNNAANLLFLESPAGVGFSYSNTTLDLYTAGDQRTAMDAYAFLVNWFERFPQYKYREFYIAGESYAGHYVPQLAQLIYRKNNETQNPVINLKGFMVGNAVTDDYRDYIGTFEYWWTHGLISDTTYHNLRATCILQSSEHPSEECVKNLNTASAEEGNIDPYSIYTQPCNNTSSLKLSLNGRYPWMSRAYDPCTERYAKIYYNHPEVQRALHANVTGIRYPWDTCSDIVGTYWADSPRSMLPIYRELISAGLRIWVFSGDTDAVVPVTATRYSIDALKLPTLINWHPWYDNGKVGGWSQVYKGLTFVTIAGAGHEVPLHRPRQALILFRHFLQNKPMPQR, encoded by the exons ATGGGTGGTATCACACTCCTACTCCTATGGCTTCTTCTCCCGGTGGGAGTGATGAGGTGTGCTCTCTCCGCAGATCGAGAGAGCGACCGCGTCGCGGAGCTCCTGGGGCAACCGGCGAACGTGGGCTTCGCGCAGTACGCGGGCTACGTCGCCGTCGACGCCGCCCACGGCCGCGCCCTCTTCTACTGGCTcgtcgaggcggcggcggcggaggcggcgccgctCGTGCTCTGGCTCAACGGCGGGCCCGGGTGCTCCTCGGTCGGCTACGGCGCGTCCGAGGAGATCGGGCCGTTCCGGATTCGCCCCGACGGGAAAACCCTCTACCTCAACGCCTATTCCTGGAACAATG CAGCGAATTTGCTCTTCTTGGAGTCGCCGGCGGGCGTCGGGTTCTCGTACTCAAACACGACCTTGGATCTGTACACCGCAGGAGACCAGAGAACAG CCATGGACGCCTATGCTTTTCTAGTGAATTGGTTTGAGAGGTTTCCTCAGTATAAATATCGGGAATTTTACATTGCTGGAGAGAGTTATGCAG GACATTATGTTCCTCAACTCGCTCAGCTTATCTACCGGAAAAATAACGAAACTCAGAATCCTGTCATCAATTTGAAGGGATTCATG GTGGGTAATGCTGTTACTGATGACTACCGTGATTACATTGGCACTTTTGAGTATTGGTGGACTCATGGACTTATATCTGACACCACTTACCATAATCTGAGGGCAACGTGTATACTTCAATCATCGGAGCATCCTTCAGAAGAATGTGTGAAGAATCTGAACACAGCCAGTGCAGAAGAAGGGAACATCGACCCGTATAGTATATACACACAGCCCTGCAATAATACTTCTTCTCTCAAGCTCAGCCTAAATGGCCGTTAT CCTTGGATGTCCAGAGCTTATGATCCCTGCACAGAGAGGTATGCCAAGATTTATTACAACCACCCAGAAGTGCAAAGAGCGCTCCATGCTAATGTAACTGGGATTCGCTATCCTTGGGATACATGCAG TGATATTGTCGGAACTTACTGGGCAGATTCCCCTAGATCCATGCTTCCCATTTACCGAGAGTTGATTTCAGCTGGTCTAAGAATATGGGTATTCAG TGGAGACACAGATGCGGTGGTCCCTGTGACTGCAACGAGGTACTCTATAGATGCTCTCAAGCTTCCGACCCTCATCAACTGGCATCCATGGTATGACAATGGAAAG GTTGGAGGGTGGAGCCAAGTCTACAAAGGTCTGACTTTTGTAACCATTGCTGGTGCGGGACATGAAGTGCCGCTCCATCGGCCTCGACAAGCATTGATACTGTTCAGGCATTTCTTGCAGAATAAACCCATGCCGCAACGGTAA
- the LOC109727930 gene encoding LOW QUALITY PROTEIN: protein transport protein Sec61 subunit beta (The sequence of the model RefSeq protein was modified relative to this genomic sequence to represent the inferred CDS: inserted 1 base in 1 codon) — protein MARGSSQSQASATAGSGARPTMAGPPGXGGGGAGGGSNMLRFYTDDAPGLKMSPTVVLVMSLCFIGFVTALHVFGKIYRYRSAASGGGAS, from the exons ATGGCGAGGGGAAGCTCCCAATCGCAAGCCTCGGCGACGGCGGGGTCGGGGGCGCGGCCGACGATGGCGGGGCCGCCGG tcggcggcggaggagccggcgGGGGAAGCAACATGCTCCGCTTCTACACCGACGACGCCCCGGGGCTCAAGATGTCGCCCACGGTGGTGCTGGTGATGAGCCTCTGCTTCATCGGCTTCGTCACCGCGCTCCACGTCTTCGGCAAGATCTACCGCTaccgctccgccgcctccggaGGCGGCGCCTCTtaa
- the LOC109727929 gene encoding uncharacterized protein At4g08330, chloroplastic-like: protein MVIQEGSRKGAAKTLDSFSSTKDVTYSCGYCGYALNLSSSNRNTSNIGSKYGKAIKKGIVSFFAVDESRFTQSDEFSCLPYFNSKNSWGFLRKRTKLLCRKCGNYIGSAYDEVFPSNGSDGPDSSSEIGVSDRRKYNIKISALQPLSDDSGNFLSTQ, encoded by the exons ATGGTTATCCAAGAAGGTTCTAGAAAGGGTGCGGCGAAGACACTCGATAGCTTCTCCTCCACCAAGGACGTCACCTACAG CTGCGGATATTGCGGTTATGCTTTGAATCTGAGCTCTTCTAATAGGAATACCTCGAACATCGGCTCGAAGTACGGGAAGGCGATCAAGAAGGGGATCGTCTCCTTCTTCGCGGTCGATGAGAGTCGGTTCACTCAAAGCGATGAGTTTAGCTGTTTGCCTTACTTCAATTCTAAGAATTCATGGGGATTTCTCAGGAAGAGGACCAAATTGCTCTGCCGCAAGTGTGGGAACTATATCGGCAGTGCCTACGATGAGGTTTTCCCCTCTAATGGATCTGATGGTCCAGATTCAAGCTCCGAGATTGGTGTATCAGACCGACGGAAGTACAATATAAAGATCAGCGCGTTGCAACCTTTGTCTGATGATTCAGGTAATTTCCTTTCCACGCAATGA